From Camelina sativa cultivar DH55 chromosome 20, Cs, whole genome shotgun sequence, the proteins below share one genomic window:
- the LOC104770487 gene encoding cytochrome P450 71B14-like has protein sequence MSFWYIIIAIVFFASLIAKSTKKTKNNLPPGPPRLPIIGNLYQLGTKPQRSMFKLSEKYGSLMSLKFGYVSAVVASTPDTVKDVLKTFDAECCSRPYMTYPARITYNLKDLAFSFYSKYWREVRKMTVVELYTAKRVKSFQHIRQEEVASFVQFMIQSASLERPVNLNRKLVKLSGSVICKVGFGICLEGSKLENAYEEVIQGAMEVLGSFAAADYFPVVGKIIDRITGLHSKCEKVFKALDSFFDQSIQQLEDPSNKDDIIDLLLKMERGETGLGEFQLTRDNTKGILLNVLIAGADTSGHTLTWAMTHLITNPRVLKKAQAEVREVIKNKDTITEEDIERLEYLKMVIKETLRINPLVPLLIPREASKDIKIGGYDIPKKTWIYVNIWAVHRNPNVWKDPEAFIPERFMDSEIDYRGLNFELLPFASGRRMCPGLGMGMALVHVTLINLLYRFDWKLPQGMKVKDVDLEESYGLVSPKKTPLQLIPVLTQWS, from the exons ATGAGTTTTTGGTATATCATTATTGCAATCGTATTCTTTGCATCACTCATTGCGAAGAGCACgaaaaagacaaagaacaatCTGCCACCCGGACCACCTAGACTTCCTATAATTGGTAACTTGTACCAGTTGGGAACGAAACCTCAACGTTCGATGTTCAAATTATCTGAAAAATATGGGTCTCTAATGTCCCTAAAGTTTGGATATGTCTCTGCTGTTGTGGCGTCAACTCCCGACACAGTGAAAGATGTCTTAAAAACGTTTGATGCCGAGTGTTGTTCGAGACCTTACATGACCTATCCTGCAAGAATTACATACAATTTAAAAGatcttgcattttctttctATAGCAAATATTGGAGAGAAGTACGAAAGATGACGGTTGTTGAACTCTACACAGCAAAAAGGGTAAAATCATTTCAACATATAAGACAAGAAGAAGTTGCCTCTTTTGTCCAATTCATGATACAATCTGCTTCATTGGAGAGACCGGTCAACTTGAATCGCAAGTTAGTGAAACTCTCTGGGAGTGTGATTTGTAAAGTTGGATTTGGGATATGTCTAGAAGGAAGCAAACTTGAGAATGCTTATGAGGAAGTCATTCAAGGAGCCATGGAGGTGCTAGGGAGCTTCGCAGCAGCGGATTACTTCCCAGTTGTTGGTAAAATCATTGATAGGATCACAGGGTTACACAGCAAATGTGAGAAGGTTTTTAAGGCATTGGATTCATTTTTTGATCAATCTATACAACAACTAGAGGATCCTAGTAATAAAGATGATATCATTGACTTGCTCCTTAAGATGGAACGGGGAGAGACTGGACTTGGAGAATTTCAACTTACCCGAGACAACACCAAAGGGATTTTGTTG AATGTTCTTATTGCTGGAGCAGACACTTCTGGCCACACTTTGACATGGGCGATGACACATTTAATTACAAACCCAAGAGTTCTAAAGAAAGCGCAAGCTGAGGTCAGAGAAGTGATCAAAAACAAAGACACTATCACAGAAGAAGATATAGAACGACTCGAGTATTTGAAAATGGTTATCAAAGAAACACTAAGGATAAACCCACTTGTGCCACTTCTAATACCAAGAGAGGCttcaaaagatataaaaatcGGAGGTTATGACATTCCAAAGAAAACGTGGATCTATGTCAACATATGGGCTGTTCATAGGAATCCAAACGTTTGGAAAGATCCAGAAGCTTTCATCCCGGAGAGGTTTATGGATAGCGAGATTGACTATAGAGGTCTAAACTTTGAGCTCTTGCCATTTGCTAGCGGAAGGAGAATGTGCCCAGGTTTAGGAATGGGTATGGCTTTGGTACATGTGACTCTCATCAATCTTCTCTACCGTTTCGATTGGAAGCTTCCACAAGGAATGAAGGTAAAAGATGTTGATCTTGAAGAATCATATGGACTTGTTAGTCCTAAGAAAACTCCGCTTCAGCTTATCCCTGTCCTTACCCAATGGTCTTGA
- the LOC104770489 gene encoding F-box/WD-40 repeat-containing protein At5g21040-like — protein MAFEVGIDSSNIGEISNEERSESDSLNLRIENGSVEIPSVKLSCQKKKVTLLPSGSKQLLADKDLSTTIIDLPHALISEILSCLDPKELGLVSCVSTCLHRLASEHHAWKEFYRERWGLPLVLGAASSGFSNERSWKELFVEREFRSWTFLGRYSIDTLYGHTEAVRTVFLLASAKLVFTSGYDSIVRMWDLEEGLSIAASKPLGCTIRAVSADTKLLVAGGTDGFIHCWKSLDGLRNLFDLTGFHKEKTEFRLWGHEGPITSLALDMKNIFSGSWDMSVRVWDRSSMNCVKTLRHSDWVWGLTPHETSLASTSGSDVYIWDIGSETPLAIIHDAHEGTTYSLARSHTGNFLFTGGEDGGIKMFEIRRYGSETSVVLISQWMPHTSPVYSLSFEFPWLVSASGDGKLALIDVRKLLKTNCHGYSKRVSSSTVEPPQRMLHGFGSNLFSVDVGCDRIVCGGEEGIVRIWNFTQALETERRARALKGMRLENRMRRRRVQMEMNAKSGRPDQCSIAAHKNPINGDRNRAWHSKRRASGKAKA, from the exons ATGGCATTTGAAGTTGGGATTGATTCATCGAATATTGGAGAGATTTCGAACGAAGAAAGAAGTGAGTCTGATTCTCTGAATCTGAGAATTGAGAATGGGTCTGTTGAGATTCCGAGTGTGAAGTTGTCTTGTCAGAAAAAGAAGGTAACTTTATTGCCCAGTGGCTCCAAACAGTTGCTCGCTGACAAGGATTTGTCTACTACCATTATTGATTTGCCTCACGCATTGATATCTGAGATTCTTAGTTGTCTTGACCCGAAGGAGTTAGGTTTAGTGTCCTGTGTTTCAACTTGTCTGCATAGGTTAGCATCTGAGCATCACGCTTGGAAGGAGTTCTATCGTGAGAGATGGGGACTCCCTCTAGTTTTAGGGGCTGCAAGTTCAGGATTTTCTAATGAGAGATCATGGAAAGAGCTGTTTGTTGAAAGGGAATTTAGGAGTTGGACGTTTTTAGGACGTTATAGTATTGATACCCTCTATGGTCACACTGAAGCAGTCCGGACTGTTTTTCTCTTAGCTTCTGCCAAGCTCGTTTTCACTTCTGGATATGATTCCATTGTTCGGAT GTGGGACTTGGAAGAAGGTTTGTCTATTGCAGCGTCTAAACCACTCGGTTGCACAATTAGGGCTGTTTCCGCTGACACAAAGCTGTTGGTTGCTGGCGGTACTGATGGGTTTATTCATTGCTGGAAATCACTGGATGGTCTCCGGAATTTGTTTGATCTCACTGGTTTTCACAAAGAGAAGACCGAGTTTCGGCTATGGGGACATGAAGGTCCCATTACATCTCTTGCCCTGGATATGAAAAATATCTTTAGCGGTTCCTGGGACATGTCTGTTCGTGTATGGGATCGATCTTCAATGAACTGTGTCAAAACCCTGAGGCATAGTGATTGGGTTTGGGGACTCACACCTCATGAAACCAGCCTCGCTAGCACGTCAGGCTCTGATGTATATATTTGGGACATTGGCAGTGAGACTCCACTGGCAATCATCCATGATGCTCATGAGGGTACCACTTACTCTCTGGCAAGAAGCCATACTGGGAATTTCCTGTTTACTGGTGGAGAAGATGGAgggattaaaatgtttgaaatcAGAAGATACGGTAGTGAAACAAGCGTTGTACTCATATCTCAGTGGATGCCTCACACTAGTCCTGtctactctctttcttttgagtttCCCTGGCTTGTATCAGCATCTGGTGACGGTAAACTTGCACTTATCGATGTCAGGAAGCTGTTGAAGACTAACTGTCATGGTTATTCCAAAAGAGTTTCTTCGAGTACGGTGGAACCGCCACAAAGAATGCTGCACGGGTTCGGATCAAACTTGTTCTCTGTGGATGTGGGTTGTGACCGTATAGTGTGTGGAGGTGAAGAAGGCATAGTCCGGATATGGAACTTCACACAAGCGTTGGAGACAGAGCGAAGGGCTCGAGCCCTTAAAGGAATGAGGCTTGAGAACAGGATGAGACGAAGGAGAGTGCAAATGGAGATGAATGCAAAGAGTGGAAGGCCTGACCAATGCTCCATTGCTGCTCATAAGAACCCCATCAATGGCGACAGGAACCGAGCCTGGCATAGTAAACGAAGAGCAAGCGGGAAGGCGAAGGCCTAA